The following coding sequences lie in one Chloroflexota bacterium genomic window:
- a CDS encoding NifU family protein: MTTTTPTPVSDGERMKALIDNIAGYMELFHGGSVEIISFDGETLKVRLKGHCIGCALSDVTLHGWIEGTVKPFFPNLKRVEAIV, from the coding sequence GTGACGACCACTACCCCCACACCGGTGAGCGATGGCGAGCGCATGAAGGCGCTTATCGATAACATCGCCGGTTACATGGAACTGTTCCACGGCGGATCAGTCGAGATTATCTCGTTCGACGGCGAAACGCTCAAGGTGCGGCTCAAGGGCCACTGCATCGGCTGCGCGCTTTCGGATGTGACGCTGCACGGCTGGATCGAGGGCACCGTCAAGCCGTTCTTCCCGAACCTCAAGCGCGTCGAGGCGATTGTCTGA